One Propionispora hippei DSM 15287 genomic window, TCAGCGACGCGGCGGAAGTACTGGGCCGGGGCTTTACCCTGCCGGGTAGCCGGGAGCGCTGAATACCATGGACGGTGGAATTTTTTTGAGACTTTTTCGTTAAAATGGGCACACTACTTAGTACCTTGTCAGTCTTAAAACGATAGGGAGTGGCGAGGCTATTTTTCACAGCACAAAGCGGCAGGGAGGCATACCGGGAGTATGCTGACGGACGACAGCAAAAGAGCGTGGAAAATAGACCGCCAGGACTTGCCGGATTAAGGTGGATCAGGCATTTGGGAAGGGAGGGTGTTTAAAATTCACGGCGAAAATAAAAAAAGCTCCGCCGTAGCAGCCTATACGCTGCCGCCGTCGGAAGTGGAGAAATTATTAGCTGCCCAGTATGGCGACAAGCTGGAACCGGTTGACTATGTCAAACTAACGCAGCTTAATTTAAAACGTCAGAAGCTGGAGCAGTTGCAGCAATAAGGGAACGTAACGGAAAGGCTAAAGTTAAAGGACTGTCGCCTGCGGTAAAAAAGCAGGCAGCAGTCCTTTGCGTTTTTATAGTAGAGGGATATCCTTGCCGCATACCACATATATATGGTAGAAATAGTGCGTTTATGTGAGGATGTGTTACGTTGCGAGCAATGCTTCTCAGAAAAACCCGTATCTACTTCACGCTTGCTTCATTGGTGTTTGCCGGCATATTCCTAAGTCTGATCGGCTTTGAATACTGGGACGAGATGGAACTGGCGGCTCTGCCCAATCAGCCGCTGCAACCGCCAAAGGGGAAGATCTCTCTGGTTATAAAAATTCCCAGCCGGATACTTGAGGTTTACAATGACGGGGTGCTCTATAAGCAATACCGGATTGCCGTCGGCGACGACGACACGCCCACTCCCATCGGCGACTGGACGGTTATCTGGAAAGCTCACAGGTCGGGTGATATTATGGGGACACGTTTTCTGGGACTGGATGTGCCTTGGGGCGGTTATGGGATTCATGGCACAAACCGTCCCTGGAGTATTGGCCAGTTTATCAGCCATGGCTGTGTCCGGCTGCGCAACAAGGATGTGGAGGAACTGTTCGAATGGGTGCCCGTGGGGACACCGGTCCGTATTGTAGATCAGCAGTACCGTATGCAGCGGGCGCTGCGCTATGCGTCGATGGGCGCCGATGTGGTACAACTGCAGCGGAAGCTGCAGGAACTGGGCTACCTGGAGGGACGGGCCGACGGCTTCTTCAACCGCGATACCGAAACGGCCGTTAAACGCTTCCAGCATGACAAGGGGGTTAAGGTAACCGGTGTTGTTGATAAAGGGACGCTCAATCTACTGGGGTTGTGAATGAGTCAAGCCGCCGCTTTAAACAAGCCGGCGGCTTCTTTTCTGTTATTGAGCTGCGCTGCGTTCGGCCTTCCAGCTTTCCAGCAGGACCTGGTTAAGCGCGCTTAAGTACGCTTCGGCGCTGGCTTTGATAATGTCGGTATCGACGGCTTTGCCGCTATGAATGACACCGTTATGAGATATTTTGAGATGGACCCGGCCGAGGGCTTCGTTACCCTTGCTGATGCTGCTGATTTTATATTCCAGTAGCTGCACATCCAGCTTAACCACCTGGTTGATGGCTTTATACAGGGCATCAATCGGGCCGTCGCCGACGGCGCTGTCTTTAAAGATCTGACTGCCGCAGCGTATTTTGACACTGGCCGAGGGGAAGATATCGTTGCTGACCACCTGGAGAGTTTGCAGCTCGTAGAGGCTTTCAGCTCCGGCGTAAGGGTTATCCTCCCGGACGGCGTAATAGGCCTCGGCAATGTGATACAGGTCGTGGTTGTAGATTTCTTTTTTCATATCGGCCAGTTCCAGGAAACGCGCGAAGAGTTGCTCGAAGTCGGCCTCTGACGGCTGACCGTGCAGGAAGGGAGCAATGGCGCTTTTAAAGGCGTGGCGGCCGGAGCGGGCGGTGAGAATCAACTCCATGCTTTCTACTCCGACATCTTCGGGACGCAGAATTTCGTAGGTGCCGCGGTCCTTCAAGAGACCGTCCTGGTGAATGCCGGAGGAATGGGCAAAAGCATTGTCGCCGGTGACGGCTTTATTCACCTGGACCTCAAGGCCCATCAGATTGCTGACCAGAGTGGAGGTAGCTTTGATTTCCTTGGTGGCAATATCGGTGTAAGCACCGTAGTAATCGGCACGCAGCCTGATGCCGACCACCACTTCCTCCAATGCCGCATTGCCGGCCCGTTCGCCGATGCCGTTAAGAGTACATTCTACCTTATCGGCGCCGTTTTTCACCGCTGCCAAGGTATTGGCAGTAGCCAGACCGGTGTCGTTGTGGCAATGCACGCTGAGCAGCACCTTGTCATTGATGTTTTTCAGGCGGTAATTCAGCTTGTTGATGAGTTCTCCGAATTCCTCCGGCACGGCATAGCCGACCGTGTCGGGGACGTTGATGATGGTGGCACCTGCTTTGACTGCCGCCTCAATCGTCTGCCACAGGTATTCAAAATCGGCGCGGGTGGCGTCTTCGGTGGAATATTGGACTTCCGGCAGCAAGGTCTTGGCGTATTTGACCGCGTCGACTCCCATCTGCATAATAGCTTCCTTGGATTTACGCAGTTTGGCCTGAATATGGGAGTCGGAGACTCCCAGCACAATGTGAATAAGCGGTTTCTGAGCTTCTTTGACACTTTCGTAGACTGCGTCAATGTCAGCCTTGACTGCCCGGGCCAGAGCCGTAATCACCGGACCGTCCACCACTTCTTTGGCAATACGCCGGACGGCTTCGAAGTCGCCCTGTGAAGAGATCGGGAAACCGGCCTCGATAATATCGACCTTAAGCGTCTTTAGCTGCTGGGCAATCCGCAGCTTCTCCTGAAGATTCAGCTTCGCGCCAGGTACCTGTTCACCGTCGCGCAAGGTAGTATCCAATACGACAATCTTTCTTCCCATAACTCTTATATCCCCCTTTTTTAGATAACCTGTTTGGTTCCTGTATGGACTGTCATTATCCGCTGCCGGCGGCGGATAACTAAAAAACCCCGTCTCTATATAGATAGAGACGGGGGTAAACTCGTGGTACCACTCTAATTGGTTCAATAAAGAACCCACTTGTTCGACGGCCAACACCATCTATCCCTGTAACGGTGGAACTCCGGCACACCCTACCTTAGTCATCGGGCTGCAGCTCACAGGCGAGTTCAAAGTCTGAAATGTACCGGATCGCACCAACCTCCGGCTCTCTGAAACCCTTTCACACTTCTACTATTCCCGTTCATCGCCATGGTATATTCTTGCTATGGCTTAAGTGTAATGGATGAGCGGCTGCCTGTCAATAGGCTTTTGTTTCTCCCGGCAAGTTATCCGGTCAGTCAGCAGCAGAGTCGGTCTGTACCTTGTCAATCCTAAAACTGTAAGAATAGTGGCGAGGCTATTTTTCGCGAGACAAGGCGGAGGAAGGAGGCGTACCGTTAGTATGCCGATTGACGACAACGAAGGCCTTGCGGAAAATGGGCCGTCACTATTCACAGGATTAGGGTTGATCAGGTACTAGCACCTGACCGTCGATGCCGATGGTGACAAGGCGCAGCGGAATGGCTTTGCCGCAGGCTGCCACCGCTTCCTCGGCGGCCTGGGCCAGACCGCCGCAGCAGGGGACTTCCATACGCAAGAGGGTCAGGCTACGGACCGAATGCAGTTGCAAGATGGTAGTCAACTTGTCGGCGTAGGCTACATGATCCAGTTTGGGACAGCCGATCAGCGTGACCTTGCCGGTCATAAAATCGGCATGCAGGTTGGCGTAGGCGTAGGCGGTGCAGTCAGCGGCGATGAGCAGGTCGGCATCCTCAAAATAAGGGGCCTGAACGGAAATCAACTGGAGCTGACAAGGCCATTGGCGTAAGGCCGACGGCATCGGCTGGCCGGCCACCGGCGACGGACCGGTGGCAGATTCCGGCTGGAGCAGCCGGGAGCGGCTGCCGGGACAGCCCGAAGCCGGTGGCATAGAGTGACTTTTGGCGGCCAAGTGTTTTTTGACCAATTCTTCATCGAAGGGTGCGGAATCCCGTTCTTCGATACGGATGGCCCCGGTGGGGCATTCCGGCAGGCAGGCCCCCAGGCCGTCGCAATAGGCGTCGGAGATCAAACGGGCTTTGCCGTTAATCAGCCGCAGCGCCCCCTCATGGCAGGCGTCAATACAGAGGCCGCAGCCGTTGCAACGTGATTCGTCTATGTGAATGATTTTTCGCAGCATGATGGTTCCTCCTGTTGTACAGTGGCTCGTTTTATAAGGTAAACGAACCGGTACTGTTGTTATTGCCTTGA contains:
- a CDS encoding L,D-transpeptidase family protein, with product MLLRKTRIYFTLASLVFAGIFLSLIGFEYWDEMELAALPNQPLQPPKGKISLVIKIPSRILEVYNDGVLYKQYRIAVGDDDTPTPIGDWTVIWKAHRSGDIMGTRFLGLDVPWGGYGIHGTNRPWSIGQFISHGCVRLRNKDVEELFEWVPVGTPVRIVDQQYRMQRALRYASMGADVVQLQRKLQELGYLEGRADGFFNRDTETAVKRFQHDKGVKVTGVVDKGTLNLLGL
- a CDS encoding 4Fe-4S dicluster domain-containing protein; this encodes MLRKIIHIDESRCNGCGLCIDACHEGALRLINGKARLISDAYCDGLGACLPECPTGAIRIEERDSAPFDEELVKKHLAAKSHSMPPASGCPGSRSRLLQPESATGPSPVAGQPMPSALRQWPCQLQLISVQAPYFEDADLLIAADCTAYAYANLHADFMTGKVTLIGCPKLDHVAYADKLTTILQLHSVRSLTLLRMEVPCCGGLAQAAEEAVAACGKAIPLRLVTIGIDGQVLVPDQP
- a CDS encoding 2-isopropylmalate synthase, with protein sequence MGRKIVVLDTTLRDGEQVPGAKLNLQEKLRIAQQLKTLKVDIIEAGFPISSQGDFEAVRRIAKEVVDGPVITALARAVKADIDAVYESVKEAQKPLIHIVLGVSDSHIQAKLRKSKEAIMQMGVDAVKYAKTLLPEVQYSTEDATRADFEYLWQTIEAAVKAGATIINVPDTVGYAVPEEFGELINKLNYRLKNINDKVLLSVHCHNDTGLATANTLAAVKNGADKVECTLNGIGERAGNAALEEVVVGIRLRADYYGAYTDIATKEIKATSTLVSNLMGLEVQVNKAVTGDNAFAHSSGIHQDGLLKDRGTYEILRPEDVGVESMELILTARSGRHAFKSAIAPFLHGQPSEADFEQLFARFLELADMKKEIYNHDLYHIAEAYYAVREDNPYAGAESLYELQTLQVVSNDIFPSASVKIRCGSQIFKDSAVGDGPIDALYKAINQVVKLDVQLLEYKISSISKGNEALGRVHLKISHNGVIHSGKAVDTDIIKASAEAYLSALNQVLLESWKAERSAAQ